Proteins found in one Vulpes vulpes isolate BD-2025 chromosome 13, VulVul3, whole genome shotgun sequence genomic segment:
- the UBQLN4 gene encoding ubiquilin-4, whose protein sequence is MAEPSGDEARPPIRVTVKTPKDKEEIVICDRASVKEFKEEISRRFKAQQDQLVLIFAGKILKDGDTLNQHGIKDGLTVHLVIKTPQKAQDPAAATASSPSTPDPASAPSTTPASPATPAQPSTSGSATSDAGSGSRRSSGGGPSPGAGEGPPSATASILSGFGGILGLGSLGLGSANFMELQQQMQRQLMSNPEMLSQIMENPLVQDMMSNPDLMRHMIMANPQMQQLMDRNPEISHMLNNPELMRQTMELARNPAMMQEMMRNQDRALSNLESIPGGYNALRRMYTDIQEPMFSAAREQFGNNPFSSLAGNSDSSSSQPLRTENREPLPNPWSPSPPTSQAPGSGGEGTGGSGTSQVHPTVSNPFGINAASLGSGVFNSPEMQALLQQISENPQLMQNVISAPYMRSMMQTLAQNPDFAAQMMVNVPLFAGNPQLQEQLRLQLPVFLQQMQNPESLSVLTNPRAMQALLQIQQGLQTLQTEAPGLVPSLGSFGMSRTPAPLGGSNTGSIPEAPTSSPVPPATSSPAGASSAQQHLMQQMVQLLAGSGSSQVQMPEVRFQQQLEQLNSMGFMNREANLQALIATGGDVNAAIERLLGSQLS, encoded by the exons ATGGCGGAGCCGAGCGGGGACGAGGCCAGGCCCCCCATTCGGGTCACCGTCAAGACCCCCAAGGACAAGGAGGAAATAGTGATCTGCGATCGGGCCTCCGTCAAGGAG TTCAAAGAGGAAATCTCCAGGAGGTTTAAGGCTCAGCAGGATCAGCTGGTCCTGATCTTCGCAGGCAAGATCCTCAAGGACGGGGACACACTGAACCAGCATGGGATCAAGGATGGGCTCACTGTCCATCTGGTCATCAAGACCCCTCAGAA ggcTCAAGATCCAGCTGCTGCTACTGCTTCTTCCCCCTCCACTCCAGACCCTGCCTCAGCACCCTCCACCACTCCTGCTTCACCTGCTACCCCTGCACAGCCCTCCACCTCTGGCAGCGCCACTTCAGATGCTGGCAGTGGAAGCCGGAGGAGCAGTGGGGGGGGTCCctcccctggggctggggagggacccCCCAGTGCTACTGCATCCATACTCT CTGGCTTTGGGGGCATCTTgggcctgggcagcctgggcCTAGGCTCTGCCAACTTCATGGAGCTACAGCAGCAGATGCAGAGACAGCTGATGTCCAATCCTGAGATGCTGTCGCAGATCATGGAGAACCCCCTGGTCCAGGACATGATGTCCAACCCTGACCTGATGCGCCATATGATCATGGCCAACCCCCAGATGCAGCAGTTGATGGACCGGAATCCTGAGATCAGCCACATGCTCAACAACCCAGAGCTCATGAGGCAG ACAATGGAGCTTGCTCGAAATCCAGCCATGATGCAAGAAATGATGCGGAACCAGGACCGGGCCCTGAGCAATCTGGAGAGCATCCCTGGAGGGTATAATGCCCTCCGTCGCATGTATACAGACATCCAAGAGCCGATGTTCAGTGCTGCCCGGGAACAG TTTGGCAACAATCCCTTCTCTTCCCTGGCCGGGAACTCCGACAGCTCGTCCTCCCAGCCTCTGCGGACTGAAAACCGAGAGCCCCTCCCTAACCCCTGGAGCCCctcgccccccacctcccaggccccCGGGTCCGGGGGGGAGGGCACCGGAGGATCGGGGACCAGCCAGGTGCACCCGACAGTCTCGAACCCCTTTGGGATCAATGCGGCTAGCCTGGGGTCAG GGGTGTTCAACAGCCCAGAGATGCAGGCCCTCCTCCAGCAGATCTCTGAAAACCCCCAACTGATGCAGAACGTGATCTCAGCTCCCTACATGCGCAGCATGATGCAGACGCTTGCTCAGAACCCCGACTTTGCTGCTCAG ATGATGGTGAATGTGCCGCTCTTTGCGGGGAACCCCCAGCTGCAGGAGCAGCTCCGCCTTCAGCTCCCTGTCTTCCTGCAGCAG ATGCAGAACCCAGAGTCCCTCTCCGTCCTCACCAACCCCCGTGCCATGCAGGCACTGCTCCAGATCCAGCAGGGCCTGCAGACCCTACAGACCGAGGCCCCTGGGCTGGTACccag CCTTGGCTCCTTTGGGATGTCCCGGACCCCAGCACCCCTGGGAGGCAGCAACACCGGCTCCATACCTGAGGCCCCCACCTCCTCACCAGTACCCCCCGCCACGTCTTCTCCAGCGGGAGCTTCCAGTGCTCAGCAGCACCTCATGCAGCAGATGGTCCAGCTGTTGGCCGGGAGTGGGAGCTCACAG GTGCAGATGCCAGAAGTGAGGTTCCAGCAGCAGCTGGAACAGCTCAACTCCATGGGCTTCATGAACCGTGAGGCCAACCTGCAGGCCCTGATTGCCACGGGAGGGGACGTCAATGCCGCCATCGAGAGACTCCTGGGCTCGCAGCTCTCCTAA